One genomic segment of Desulfocapsa sulfexigens DSM 10523 includes these proteins:
- a CDS encoding AI-2E family transporter: MNEHSTPPVKLTNRPNSMRIWYFLFIFLISILFLGHILWPFWSILVLSFLLTNIFRPVYRILSRKIPETGASIFTCLLIIFIVFIPLLFFVGALSSEALGLYHWGRSTQVGMKLQIFLQDSPLILQFQDYLKGFGFSFEPAQITSMFSYLAKMAGLFIYNQASSWAANILQFIFLFFMMILTIFFLLIDQDKLIKFIIAVSPLPDDEDRLLLEKFEEIANAILKGNGICGLIQGILGGVVFSIMGLSSPLLWGGIMAILAFLPIFGIGLVMIPTALILMLNGSVGQGVFIFFFYLSLSFSIEYLVKPKMVGNEVQMHTLLVFLSILGGLSVYGVLGIIYGPLIVTGFLTLTEIYFAKYDQYVQRM, encoded by the coding sequence ATGAATGAACACTCCACGCCACCGGTAAAACTGACAAACAGGCCCAATTCCATGAGAATCTGGTATTTCCTGTTTATTTTCCTTATCTCCATCCTTTTTCTTGGCCACATCCTCTGGCCCTTCTGGTCTATCCTGGTGCTCTCCTTTCTGCTCACTAATATTTTCCGACCTGTCTATCGAATACTCTCCAGAAAAATACCTGAAACAGGGGCATCAATATTCACCTGCCTCCTCATAATATTCATAGTTTTCATCCCACTCCTCTTTTTTGTCGGGGCCCTCTCAAGCGAGGCATTAGGCCTTTATCACTGGGGACGCAGCACTCAGGTAGGGATGAAACTTCAGATCTTCCTCCAGGACAGTCCACTCATTCTCCAGTTTCAGGACTACCTCAAAGGATTTGGCTTCAGTTTTGAACCAGCCCAGATCACTTCGATGTTTTCCTATCTAGCCAAAATGGCAGGACTCTTTATTTACAACCAGGCGAGCTCCTGGGCGGCAAATATCCTTCAGTTTATCTTCCTCTTTTTTATGATGATTCTGACCATCTTTTTTCTACTCATCGATCAGGACAAATTGATCAAATTTATAATTGCCGTATCACCACTCCCGGACGATGAGGACAGGTTACTCCTGGAAAAATTCGAGGAAATTGCTAATGCCATACTAAAAGGAAACGGTATCTGCGGCCTGATACAGGGTATACTGGGAGGTGTCGTTTTTTCCATCATGGGCCTGAGTTCGCCTCTTCTCTGGGGTGGCATCATGGCCATTCTGGCCTTCCTTCCCATATTCGGCATTGGCCTTGTAATGATACCAACTGCCCTGATCCTTATGCTGAACGGCAGTGTAGGGCAGGGTGTTTTTATCTTTTTCTTCTATCTCTCCCTTTCCTTTTCTATCGAATATCTGGTAAAACCCAAGATGGTTGGGAATGAGGTGCAGATGCATACTCTGCTGGTGTTTTTGTCTATCCTCGGAGGCCTCAGTGTTTACGGGGTATTGGGCATTATTTATGGGCCTTTGATAGTCACCGGTTTTCTGACACTGACGGAGATCTATTTTGCCAAATACGACCAATATGTTCAACGAATGTGA
- a CDS encoding branched-chain amino acid aminotransferase translates to MWKDLDISVVRCDSEKRKDKPDQKNLGFGKFFTDHMFLMKWDRENGWHNAEICPYQNFSMDPAAMVYHYGQAIFEGLKAYKGENDQIYMFRPEDNLERMNSSALRMCMPRIPVDKVLKGIKALVYLDRDWIPSGDGATLYLRPTMVAVEPALGVRPSSQYYFFVIMSPVGAYYAEGFNPTKIWVTDKYVRAVKGGVGHVKTAGNYAASIMAAEEAHRAGYTQVLWLDACERKYIEEVGTSNIFFKIGEDLITPPLNGSILGGITRDSVIQLARSWGVNVIEKQITIDEVLAAIEDGSLKEAFGSGTAAVIAPIGELCYQEKKHVVADGKTGELSQRLFDELQAIQNGRQDDPFKWIVRVG, encoded by the coding sequence ATGTGGAAAGATTTAGATATATCGGTGGTTAGATGCGACTCCGAGAAACGAAAGGATAAGCCGGATCAAAAGAATCTCGGCTTCGGTAAATTTTTCACCGATCACATGTTCCTTATGAAATGGGATCGCGAAAATGGCTGGCATAATGCTGAAATCTGTCCCTATCAGAATTTCAGCATGGATCCTGCTGCCATGGTTTATCACTACGGTCAGGCGATCTTCGAAGGTTTAAAAGCCTATAAGGGTGAAAATGACCAGATCTACATGTTTCGCCCTGAAGATAATCTGGAGCGCATGAACAGCTCGGCACTTCGTATGTGTATGCCGCGTATTCCTGTGGATAAGGTCCTGAAAGGCATTAAGGCTCTTGTCTATCTCGATCGGGACTGGATCCCCAGTGGTGATGGCGCAACACTCTATCTTCGTCCTACCATGGTTGCTGTTGAGCCGGCACTTGGTGTCCGGCCCTCCAGTCAATACTATTTCTTCGTCATCATGTCCCCGGTTGGTGCCTACTACGCTGAAGGTTTTAATCCCACCAAGATCTGGGTGACAGACAAATATGTCCGGGCAGTCAAAGGTGGTGTGGGGCATGTCAAAACCGCGGGTAATTACGCAGCATCAATCATGGCGGCAGAAGAAGCACATAGGGCAGGGTATACCCAGGTGCTCTGGCTTGACGCCTGTGAACGTAAGTATATTGAAGAAGTCGGAACCTCAAATATCTTCTTTAAGATTGGTGAAGATTTGATTACCCCGCCTCTTAACGGATCTATCCTCGGAGGTATCACACGTGATTCCGTTATCCAGCTGGCTAGAAGCTGGGGGGTGAATGTAATAGAAAAACAGATCACCATAGATGAAGTCTTGGCTGCCATTGAAGATGGTAGTCTGAAGGAGGCTTTTGGTTCCGGCACTGCAGCAGTAATTGCCCCCATTGGAGAACTCTGCTACCAGGAGAAGAAGCATGTTGTGGCAGATGG